Proteins encoded in a region of the Vicia villosa cultivar HV-30 ecotype Madison, WI linkage group LG5, Vvil1.0, whole genome shotgun sequence genome:
- the LOC131603537 gene encoding glycolate oxidase 1-like isoform X2, producing MDLITNVSEFEAIAKQKLPKMVYDYYASGAEDQWSLKENRNAFSRILFRPRILRDVSKIDLTTNVLGFDISMPIMIAPTAMQKMAHPEGENATAKAALAAGTIMTLSSWATTSIEEVASTGPGIRFFQLYVIKDRNVVTQQVRRAESAGFKAIALTVDTAMLGRREADIKNRFTLPPHLELKNFHGLKLGKLDKTDDSDLAFYVALQNDRSLNWKDVKWLQTITSLPILLKGVLTSEDTKLAIQAGVSGIIVSNHGARQLDYVPATITALEEVVKAAGGKIPVFLDGGVRRGTDVFKALALGASGVFIGRPVVYSLAADGEAGVRKVLEILRDEFQLTMALCGCRSLKEITRDHVVAEWDRPRIAPRL from the exons ATGGATTTGATAACTAATGTGAGCGAGTTTGAAGCAATTGCAAAACAAAAATTGCCAAAGATGGTTTATGACTACTATGCATCAGGGGCAGAAGATCAATGGTCATTGAAAGAGAACCGAAATGCATTCTCAAGGATTCT GTTCAGGCCGCGAATTCTTCGGGATGTAAGCAAGATAGACTTGACGACAAATGTATTAGGCTTTGATATATCAATGCCTATCATGATTGCTCCTACAGCTATGCAAAAGATGGCTCACCCTGAAG GAGAAAATGCTACTGCTAAGGCAGCATTAGCTGCTGGAACAATCATG ACACTATCCTCGTGGGCTACTACCAGTATTGAGGAGGTTGCTTCAACTGGACCTGGCATTCGCTTTTTCCAACTCTAC GTAATTAAAGACAGAAATGTGGTTACTCAGCAAGTGAGAAGAGCTGAATCTGCCGGTTTCAAGGCAATTGCGCTTACAGTGGACACTGCAATGCTTGGTCGTAGGGAAGCTGATATTAAAAACAG ATTTACATTGCCGCCACACCTTGAATTGAAAAATTTCCATGGGTTGAAACTTGGAAAGTTGGATAAG ACTGATGATTCTGATCTCGCCTTTTATGTTGCTCTCCAAAATGACCGGTCACTTAACTGGAAG GATGTGAAATGGCTTCAAACAATCACCTCATTGCCAATTTTGTTGAAGGGTGTACTTACATCTGAGGATA CAAAGTTAGCTATACAAGCTGGAGTTTCTGGAATCATTGTTTCCAATCACGGTGCTCGCCAACTTGACTATGTGCCTGCAACTATTACGGCTTTAGAAGAG GTTGTGAAAGCAGCAGGCGGAAAAATTCCGGTTTTTCTTGATGGCGGTGTTCGTAGAGGGACGGATGTTTTTAAAGCACTGGCTCTTGGAGCATCCGGTGTATTT ATTGGAAGACCTGTGGTGTACTCATTGGCTGCTGATGGCGAAGCCGGTGTAAGGAAAGTACTTGAGATTCTGCGTGATGAGTTTCAGCTAACTATGGCATTATGTGGTTGTCGCTCACTCAAGGAGATAACTCGTGATCATGTTGTCGCAGAGTGGGACCGCCCAAGAATTGCTCCTAGGTTATAA
- the LOC131603541 gene encoding glycolate oxidase 1-like — protein MTTNITNVTEYEAIAKEKLPKMIYDYYASGAEDQWTLKENQNAFSRILFRPRVLIDVSKIDMTTTVLGFKISMPITIAPTSMHKMAHPEGEYATARAASAAGTIMTLSTAASSSVEEVASTGPGVRFLQLYVFKDRNIVTQLVRRAENAGFKAIVVTVDSAVGGHREANIKNRFTFPPHLRFKNYEAMVPKRTKNSNPASIVNGLYDQSLNWKDVKWLQSITSLPIILKGVLTAEDTRLAIQAGAAGIIVSNHGARQLDYVPATIMALEEVVQAAEGRVPVFMDGGVRRGTDVFKAMALGAAGVFIGRPVVFSLVSDGEAGVRKVLEMLHDELEITMALCGCPSLKDITRDHVVTERDRPRIAPRI, from the exons ATGACGACGAATATAACAAATGTGACCGAGTATGAAGCAATTGCAAAGGAAAAGTTGCCAAAGATGATTTATGACTACTATGCATCAGGGGCTGAGGATCAGTGGACTTTGAAAGAGAACCAAAATGCATTCTCAAGGATTTT GTTTAGGCCACGCGTTCTTATCGATGTAAGCAAGATAGATATGACAACAACTGTTTTAGGCTTCAAAATTTCAATGCCTATCACGATTGCTCCTACATCCATGCATAAGATGGCTCACCCTGAAG GAGAGTACGCTACTGCTAGAGCAGCATCAGCAGCTGGCACCATCATG ACACTATCCACAGCGGCTTCTTCTAGTGTTGAGGAGGTTGCTTCAACAGGACCTGGTGTCCGTTTCCTCCAACTCTAT gTGTTTAAGGACAGAAATATAGTTACTCAGCTAGTGAGAAGAGCAGAAAATGCTGGTTTCAAAGCAATTGTCGTTACTGTAGACTCTGCAGTGGGTGGTCATAGAGAGGCTAACATAAAAAACAG ATTTACGTTTCCACCACACTTGAGATTTAAGAATTATGAAGCCATGGTTCCTAAAAGG ACTAAAAACTCTAATCCGGCCTCCATTGTTAACGGCCTATATGACCAATCACTCAACTGGAAG GATGTAAAATGGCTTCAATCAATAACCTCATTGCCCATCATACTCAAGGGTGTACTTACTGCTGAGGATA CTAGGTTAGCTATACAAGCCGGAGCTGCTGGAATCATTGTTTCCAATCACGGTGCTCGTCAACTTGACTATGTTCCTGCAACTATTATGGCTTTGGAAGAG GTCGTGCAAGCTGCAGAAGGAAGAGTTCCTGTTTTTATGGATGGCGGAGTCCGTAGAGGGACAGATGTTTTTAAAGCAATGGCTCTTGGAGCAGCCGGCGTGTTT ATTGGAAGACCTGTGGTGTTCTCATTGGTTTCTGATGGTGAGGCTGGTGTAAGAAAAGTCCTTGAGATGCTTCATGATGAACTTGAAATAACCATGGCACTTTGTGGTTGCCCTTCACTCAAGGACATAACTCGGGACCATGTTGTGACAGAGCGCGACCGCCCAAGGATTGCTCCTAGAATATGA
- the LOC131603537 gene encoding glycolate oxidase 1-like isoform X1, with the protein MAEFVEGQMFLKHWLLEHPVYLKKMDLITNVSEFEAIAKQKLPKMVYDYYASGAEDQWSLKENRNAFSRILFRPRILRDVSKIDLTTNVLGFDISMPIMIAPTAMQKMAHPEGENATAKAALAAGTIMTLSSWATTSIEEVASTGPGIRFFQLYVIKDRNVVTQQVRRAESAGFKAIALTVDTAMLGRREADIKNRFTLPPHLELKNFHGLKLGKLDKTDDSDLAFYVALQNDRSLNWKDVKWLQTITSLPILLKGVLTSEDTKLAIQAGVSGIIVSNHGARQLDYVPATITALEEVVKAAGGKIPVFLDGGVRRGTDVFKALALGASGVFIGRPVVYSLAADGEAGVRKVLEILRDEFQLTMALCGCRSLKEITRDHVVAEWDRPRIAPRL; encoded by the exons ATGGCGGAGTTCGTAGAGGGACAGATGTTTTTAAAGCACTGGCTCTTGGAGCATCCGGTGTATTT GAAGAAGATGGATTTGATAACTAATGTGAGCGAGTTTGAAGCAATTGCAAAACAAAAATTGCCAAAGATGGTTTATGACTACTATGCATCAGGGGCAGAAGATCAATGGTCATTGAAAGAGAACCGAAATGCATTCTCAAGGATTCT GTTCAGGCCGCGAATTCTTCGGGATGTAAGCAAGATAGACTTGACGACAAATGTATTAGGCTTTGATATATCAATGCCTATCATGATTGCTCCTACAGCTATGCAAAAGATGGCTCACCCTGAAG GAGAAAATGCTACTGCTAAGGCAGCATTAGCTGCTGGAACAATCATG ACACTATCCTCGTGGGCTACTACCAGTATTGAGGAGGTTGCTTCAACTGGACCTGGCATTCGCTTTTTCCAACTCTAC GTAATTAAAGACAGAAATGTGGTTACTCAGCAAGTGAGAAGAGCTGAATCTGCCGGTTTCAAGGCAATTGCGCTTACAGTGGACACTGCAATGCTTGGTCGTAGGGAAGCTGATATTAAAAACAG ATTTACATTGCCGCCACACCTTGAATTGAAAAATTTCCATGGGTTGAAACTTGGAAAGTTGGATAAG ACTGATGATTCTGATCTCGCCTTTTATGTTGCTCTCCAAAATGACCGGTCACTTAACTGGAAG GATGTGAAATGGCTTCAAACAATCACCTCATTGCCAATTTTGTTGAAGGGTGTACTTACATCTGAGGATA CAAAGTTAGCTATACAAGCTGGAGTTTCTGGAATCATTGTTTCCAATCACGGTGCTCGCCAACTTGACTATGTGCCTGCAACTATTACGGCTTTAGAAGAG GTTGTGAAAGCAGCAGGCGGAAAAATTCCGGTTTTTCTTGATGGCGGTGTTCGTAGAGGGACGGATGTTTTTAAAGCACTGGCTCTTGGAGCATCCGGTGTATTT ATTGGAAGACCTGTGGTGTACTCATTGGCTGCTGATGGCGAAGCCGGTGTAAGGAAAGTACTTGAGATTCTGCGTGATGAGTTTCAGCTAACTATGGCATTATGTGGTTGTCGCTCACTCAAGGAGATAACTCGTGATCATGTTGTCGCAGAGTGGGACCGCCCAAGAATTGCTCCTAGGTTATAA
- the LOC131603538 gene encoding glycolate oxidase-like: MTNITNVSEYEAIAKEKLPKMIYDYFASGAEDQWTLKENRNAFSTIMFRPRVLIDVSKIDLTATVLGFKISMPIMISPTAAQKMAHPEGEYATARAASAAGTIMTLSTWATSSMEEIVSTGPGIRFLQLYLFKDRNMVTQLVRRAENAGFKAIVLTADSPVLGRKEANIKNRFKQPSYLRLKNFEGMDLEKLYKAKDNSGHTSVVNGLYDQSLTWKDVKWLQTITPLPILVKGILTAEDARLAIQAGAAGIIVSNHGARQLDYVPATIMALEEVVEAAEGRVPIFMDGGVRRGTDVFKALALGASGVFIGRPVVFSLAAEGEAGIRNVLKMLHDELEITMALCGCPSLKDITGDHVVTDRDRPRIAPRL, encoded by the exons ATGACAAATATAACAAATGTGAGCGAGTATGAAGCAATTGCAAAGGAAAAGTTGCCAAAGATGATTTATGACTACTTTGCATCAGGGGCTGAGGATCAGTGGACTTTGAAAGAGAACCGGAATGCATTCTCAACGATTAT GTTTAGGCCACGTGTACTTATTGATGTAAGCAAGATAGATTTGACAGCAACTGTATTAGGCTTCAAAATATCAATGCCTATCATGATTTCTCCTACAGCTGCACAAAAGATGGCTCACCCTGAAG GAGAGTATGCTACTGCTAGAGCGGCATCAGCAGCTGGCACCATCATG ACACTATCCACATGGGCTACTTCCAGCATGGAGGAGATTGTTTCAACAGGACCTGGCATTCGTTTCCTCCAACTCTAT CTATTTAAAGACCGAAATATGGTTACTCAGCTTGTGAGAAGAGCTGAGAATGCTGGTTTCAAGGCAATTGTCCTTACTGCAGACTCTCCAGTCCTTGGTCGTAAAGAGGCCAACATAAAAAATAG ATTTAAACAGCCATCATATCTGAGATTGAAGAACTTTGAAGGCATGGATCTTGAAAAGTTGTATAAG GCTAAAGACAATAGTGGTCACACCTCTGTTGTTAATGGCCTATATGACCAATCACTCACCTGGAAG GATGTAAAATGGCTTCAAACAATCACCCCATTGCCAATTTTAGTGAAAGGAATACTTACTGCTGAAGATG CTAGGTTAGCTATACAAGCTGGAGCTGCTGGAATCATTGTTTCCAATCATGGTGCTCGCCAACTTGACTATGTCCCTGCAACTATTATGGCTTTAGAAGAG GTTGTTGAAGCTGCAGAAGGAAGAGTTCCTATTTTTATGGATGGTGGAGTCCGCCGAGGGACAGATGTTTTTAAAGCATTGGCTCTTGGAGCATCCGGTGTATTT ATTGGAAGACCTGTAGTGTTCTCGTTGGCCGCTGAGGGTGAAGCTGGTATAAGAAATGTACTTAAGATGCTTCATGATGAACTGGAAATAACCATGGCACTTTGTGGTTGCCCTTCACTTAAGGACATAACTGGTGACCATGTTGTGACAGATCGCGACCGCCCAAGAATTGCTCCTAGATTATGA
- the LOC131603537 gene encoding glycolate oxidase 1-like isoform X3, which yields MVIEREPKCILKDSDLITENRFRPRILRDVSKIDLTTNVLGFDISMPIMIAPTAMQKMAHPEGENATAKAALAAGTIMTLSSWATTSIEEVASTGPGIRFFQLYVIKDRNVVTQQVRRAESAGFKAIALTVDTAMLGRREADIKNRFTLPPHLELKNFHGLKLGKLDKTDDSDLAFYVALQNDRSLNWKDVKWLQTITSLPILLKGVLTSEDTKLAIQAGVSGIIVSNHGARQLDYVPATITALEEVVKAAGGKIPVFLDGGVRRGTDVFKALALGASGVFIGRPVVYSLAADGEAGVRKVLEILRDEFQLTMALCGCRSLKEITRDHVVAEWDRPRIAPRL from the exons ATGGTCATTGAAAGAGAACCGAAATGCATTCTCAAGGATTCT GATTTGATAACTGAAAACAGGTTCAGGCCGCGAATTCTTCGGGATGTAAGCAAGATAGACTTGACGACAAATGTATTAGGCTTTGATATATCAATGCCTATCATGATTGCTCCTACAGCTATGCAAAAGATGGCTCACCCTGAAG GAGAAAATGCTACTGCTAAGGCAGCATTAGCTGCTGGAACAATCATG ACACTATCCTCGTGGGCTACTACCAGTATTGAGGAGGTTGCTTCAACTGGACCTGGCATTCGCTTTTTCCAACTCTAC GTAATTAAAGACAGAAATGTGGTTACTCAGCAAGTGAGAAGAGCTGAATCTGCCGGTTTCAAGGCAATTGCGCTTACAGTGGACACTGCAATGCTTGGTCGTAGGGAAGCTGATATTAAAAACAG ATTTACATTGCCGCCACACCTTGAATTGAAAAATTTCCATGGGTTGAAACTTGGAAAGTTGGATAAG ACTGATGATTCTGATCTCGCCTTTTATGTTGCTCTCCAAAATGACCGGTCACTTAACTGGAAG GATGTGAAATGGCTTCAAACAATCACCTCATTGCCAATTTTGTTGAAGGGTGTACTTACATCTGAGGATA CAAAGTTAGCTATACAAGCTGGAGTTTCTGGAATCATTGTTTCCAATCACGGTGCTCGCCAACTTGACTATGTGCCTGCAACTATTACGGCTTTAGAAGAG GTTGTGAAAGCAGCAGGCGGAAAAATTCCGGTTTTTCTTGATGGCGGTGTTCGTAGAGGGACGGATGTTTTTAAAGCACTGGCTCTTGGAGCATCCGGTGTATTT ATTGGAAGACCTGTGGTGTACTCATTGGCTGCTGATGGCGAAGCCGGTGTAAGGAAAGTACTTGAGATTCTGCGTGATGAGTTTCAGCTAACTATGGCATTATGTGGTTGTCGCTCACTCAAGGAGATAACTCGTGATCATGTTGTCGCAGAGTGGGACCGCCCAAGAATTGCTCCTAGGTTATAA
- the LOC131603542 gene encoding glycolate oxidase-like, which yields MDLITNVSEYEAIAKQKLPKMVYDYYASGAEDEWTLKENRNAFSRILFRPRILRDVSNIDLTTNVLGFDISMPIMIAPTAMQKMAHPEGENATARAASAAGTIMVLSSRATCSVEEVASTGPGIRFFQLY from the exons GAGTATGAAGCAATTGCAAAACAAAAATTGCCAAAGATGGTTTATGACTACTATGCATCAGGGGCAGAAGATGAATGGACATTGAAAGAAAACCGAAACGCGTTTTCAAGGATTCT GTTCAGGCCGCGAATTCTTAGGGATGTAAGCAATATAGACTTGACAACAAATGTATTAGGCTTTGATATATCAATGCCTATCATGATTGCTCCTACAGCTATGCAAAAGATGGCTCACCCTGAAG GAGAAAATGCTACTGCTAGGGCAGCATCAGCTGCTGGCACAATCATG GTACTATCCTCAAGGGCTACTTGCAGTGTTGAGGAGGTTGCTTCAACTGGACCCGGCATTCGCTTTTTTCAACTCTAC TAA